The following nucleotide sequence is from uncultured Ilyobacter sp..
AAATTTAAAATATTTGATGTTTCCTATAGGGGACTTGGAAAAACCTCAGGTAAGGAAAATAGCCGAATATCTAGGGGTTAGAGTTTATGCAAAAAGAGATTCTCAAGAAGTATGTTTTATAGAGGATGGTAAGCTCAAAGAGTTTTTGGTAGAGATGACAGATGGAAGAGTTGAAAAAGAAGGGAATATAGTAACCAAAGATGGGGAGATACTAGGAAAGCATAAAGGTTTTGCATTTTATACAATTGGTCAGAGAAAAGGTCTCGGAATACAGCATGAAACTCCTTTATATGTTTTAAAATTGGATTCTAAAAAAAATAGAGTTATAGTTGGCGATAATGAGGAGCTTTTTAAAAGTGAACTTTTTGCTGAGAATATAAATGTACTATCTTTTGATAAAATTGAGGATATAGATGGAATAGAGTGCCAGGCAAAAACAAGATCTAGAGATATTCTTCATTTTTGTAAAGTAGAATTTGTAAAAGATAATTTAATTAGGGTGAAGTTTTTAGATAATAAGGTACGGGCAGTTACACCGGGTCAAGGCCTTGTGCTTTATGATTTTGATGGGAAAGTAATAGCAAGTGCATTTATAAAATAAGCGACCAAATGGACGCTTATTTTATTGGTTTAATCATAAAAATATTTTTTCTAAATATTTAGCAACACCATCGTTATTGTTTGTATCTATAATCTCATGGTTAGGGAGACTTTGTATTAATTTTTTGTGGGAATTCCCCATCAAAAATCCTTTTCCAACTGTTTGAAGCATATCAAGGTCGTTCAGACCGTCACCAAAAGCCAAGGTATCTACAGGTGAAATATTTTCTTTTTTTAATATTTCTTCTATAGCAAAGCCTTTAGAAACTCTCTTTTGGACTATTTCAAGGCAGTTTTCAAAAGAGAGAGTTATATTAAATGAATCTTTAAATTTCAGGTCGAGTGTTTTTTCCAACTGGTTTATTTTGCTAGAATTTGTACTTATAAAAATAAATTTTGTAACATCCTCATCCTTTAATTCTTCAAAGGGTTTTATGATGGAAGAAAATCCAGACTCCTTATGAAAAACATCTAGTCCCTCTATATGTTTTTCGAGAAACCAAAATTCATCTTTATAAATTCCCCTATGTATTTCTTCATCAATAGGAAGCTCAATGATTTTTCTTACCATTTCCTTAGGGATGTTACTTGAAAAAATCTCTCTGTCATTTTCGTCATGTATTTTTGCCCCATTTGAAGTTATAAGAAAAGAATCTAAGCCTAAAATATTTTTAAATGCCAAAGCGTCTTTATGGTGACGGTCAGTAGCAATGAAAAATTTAATACCTAGACTTTTAATTTTTTCTATTACTTTTTTGGTGTAGGCTGAGATTGTATGTTCTGAGTTTAAGAGAGTCCCGTCGAGGTCACATATAACTGCTTTATATTTATTCATAAAAAACTCCTCCAGACTAAATTTCACTATTTTTAAAGCTTAATTTTAAAGTTGAAAAATATCATTTATTTAAATAATTATACCAGGATTGAAGGTATGAGACTATGATTTTTTTTGATTATACATTTTAGATTGAATTAAAGAATAATGATGTTTATAAAAATTATTGACAGGAATATTTATCTGTGATAAAATCAATCCTGTTCGTAAAAAAAATCGGAGCATAGCGCAGCCCGGTAGCGCACCTGCCTTGGGAGCAGGGGGTCGCAAGTTCAAATCTTGCTGTTCCGACCATTTGCGTCACTAGCTCAGTTGGTAGAGCACACGACTTTTAATCGTGTTGTCACAGGTTCGATCCCTGTGTGACGCACCACTTAAATTTTATAATTGTTGGGCTGTCGCCAAGCGGTAAGGCAACGGACTTTGACTCCGTCATGCGCTGGTTCGAATCCAGCCAGCCCAGCCATTTATAAGAGATCTAACCTGTAAAAATACAGGTTTTTTTTATTTCTCAACCAATAAAGTTTTCAGCTTTTTTAAATTTTCCAAGGGCCTGATTGTGAGAGTAGAACCATCTTTAAATATGAATACAAGGGATCCGATGGAATAATAATAGATAGAATCAAATTCTAGCGTATTTATGTGAAAGTCTGAAATCTCTAAAAAAATTATATGAATAAATTCACCTTTGCTAGTAACTTTGGAGATATTAAGAGTTTGTTTTATGTTTACCTCACTTGATATAAGA
It contains:
- the mnmA gene encoding tRNA 2-thiouridine(34) synthase MnmA, whose protein sequence is MVLDLNNFSKYVEYNPENNKYTVAVGMSGGVDSSTVAYMLKKQGYNVIGITMKHWSGMDELSEDSNSKTCCSLDDIYDAKRVCDDLGVPHYVINLKEPFKEKVVDYFVEEYENGRTPNPCMVCNRYIKLGKLLEYGIKMGADFVATGHYAKIKNGNLYMGDDPKKDQVYFLSQVKRENLKYLMFPIGDLEKPQVRKIAEYLGVRVYAKRDSQEVCFIEDGKLKEFLVEMTDGRVEKEGNIVTKDGEILGKHKGFAFYTIGQRKGLGIQHETPLYVLKLDSKKNRVIVGDNEELFKSELFAENINVLSFDKIEDIDGIECQAKTRSRDILHFCKVEFVKDNLIRVKFLDNKVRAVTPGQGLVLYDFDGKVIASAFIK
- a CDS encoding Cof-type HAD-IIB family hydrolase translates to MNKYKAVICDLDGTLLNSEHTISAYTKKVIEKIKSLGIKFFIATDRHHKDALAFKNILGLDSFLITSNGAKIHDENDREIFSSNIPKEMVRKIIELPIDEEIHRGIYKDEFWFLEKHIEGLDVFHKESGFSSIIKPFEELKDEDVTKFIFISTNSSKINQLEKTLDLKFKDSFNITLSFENCLEIVQKRVSKGFAIEEILKKENISPVDTLAFGDGLNDLDMLQTVGKGFLMGNSHKKLIQSLPNHEIIDTNNNDGVAKYLEKIFL